The Enterobacter asburiae sequence TGATCGAGGCTGGCGAACTGGCGCGCCGTGGTAAAGGGTTCGCTGTAGGATGTGGATAAGGTTCCCACCAGCCCCAGGCGTGAAGTGATGCTTGCCAGCGCGGAGAGTACCGTTAACGGTTCAAAGCGGTTTAAAAAGTGCGGAATAGATTTCTCATTTATATAGAGGCCGTCGGCAACGAACAAAAAATCGAGTTTGCCCTCCTCCGCTTTTAATGCCGTTTCTTTTACGAAATTAAAATTAATACTGGCATCGGCGACGGCCTCAGGGTGACGCCAGGCAGACATATTTCCGGACGCACCATGCAAAATGGTCCCGAGCCGCAGTTGACGATGTGCAGACATATTTACCTCTCCAGAATTAAACGTGTTGCAGCGCTTTTTCCGCAAGCTGTGCAAAATAGCGGGCAGCGGGCTCAATTAATGCTTCGTCCGGATTAAATGCCGGATGGTGTAAACCAAACGGGCTATTACTGCCGATGCTGACAAACGCCCCGGGAATAGACTGCAGATAAACCGCGAAATCTTCTCCGCCCATATGCAGTTCCGCGTGCCGGGTTTCGTACCCCGCCTCGCGGGCAACCGAGGTGGCAAAATCGGCCCAGCGCTCGTCGTTCACCAGCGCGGTGGGTCCGGCATACCAGGTAATATCAATCTGTGCGCTGAAGGCGCTGGCAAACCCGGCGGCGATTTCGCCCACGCGGGCCTTCACGTTCTGCTGCACCTCCGTGCGGTGGGTGCGCAGCGTGCCTTCAAGCTCGACGCTTTCCGGCAGCACGTTCCAGGTATTGCCGCCAGCAATGCGCGTCACGCTCAGCACCACTGAATCCAGCGTATTGACGTTGCGGCTGGCGACGCTTTGTAGCGCCGTTACAAGCTGGCTCGCCAGCACAATGGCGTCGTTGCCTTCGTGCGGGCGCGCGGCGTGCGCGCCTTTGCCGGTGATGCGGATCACGAAGCGGTCGACGTTGGCATAGAACGGTCCGCCGCGGGTGGCGAACTCACCGACCGGCAGACCGGGCTCGTTGTGCATACCGAAAATCGCGCTGACGT is a genomic window containing:
- a CDS encoding amidohydrolase — protein: MSFSEQLIAWRRELHQNPELSGQEVETTARLRQWLTNAGITPHPYDLSTGLVAEIGSGNKLIALRADIDALPIEERSGVPFSSQRAGVMHACGHDIHTSVILGAALKLKEREASLNGRVRILFQPAEENFGGAKSMVRAGALRDVSAIFGMHNEPGLPVGEFATRGGPFYANVDRFVIRITGKGAHAARPHEGNDAIVLASQLVTALQSVASRNVNTLDSVVLSVTRIAGGNTWNVLPESVELEGTLRTHRTEVQQNVKARVGEIAAGFASAFSAQIDITWYAGPTALVNDERWADFATSVAREAGYETRHAELHMGGEDFAVYLQSIPGAFVSIGSNSPFGLHHPAFNPDEALIEPAARYFAQLAEKALQHV